The DNA segment TAACTCCTAATGTTGTGGTGACGCTAGCTGAATTAAGCGTAGCCAAACCGGAAGTGCCTACAGTTGACAAAGAAGTTGCGCCTGTAACTCCCAATGTTCCTGTAACACTGGTAGCGGTACTGCCTAGGGTTGTGGTTGAGCTGTTAATGTTCATTACTTCATTGCCAGTGCCAATTGTAGAGCCGTTGTCCTCGAGAGTAACTATAACACTATTACCAGTACCAGCCACGATATATGTAGCCCCTGCGTTACTATTCGTACTATTTGTGGAGGTAGTGCCCCAAGCGGCACCTGATGATCCCACAGCATTCTGCGCCCATGCGGAAACAGGAGCCTGTGCTATCACTAATACTGCCATGAGTGAAACAAAAAACAATTTTCTTAAAACTGATAATCCCATAACACCTCCTTTTTTTTGTTAATAAACTTATTGGACTATTTCCTTTTTTATTACAATGCATCCGCTTCCTGCGGGCATAAGAAAAATTTTTACTGCTCCGCCGTCAAGCGCAATAATATTTTTTTTAAGAATTCCGACGCGTTTTAAATCTTTAAATACAGTTTTCTCTAATTCTTCACCTCCTTTGTTTACATATTCAACCGTGTCATATACGGTATCCTGATTAGGGAAGAAATTTGCGGTGGCATAAATTATCGCATTATCGGGCGTTATAATCTCAAAAGAAGTTGAAAAGACGTGCTCATCCGGCGGATTTTGTATAGGGAACATATATGCTCCGCTCTGATTGTTCGTGGTAAGAAATTTTACAATTTGGTTAATTCGACCAATTGAGGATGTGACTCCTGCCTTGACTGCGGCTTGCGCTATTGGATTAGTGGCTGAGGCAGAAGGTTGTGTTGTTTGTGGGGAAGGGAGGGGGTTTTCTTGGTTAGGAATTGCTTGTGGTTCATTAACCTTTTGTTTTCCGGTAAGATTTGATATCAAAAATATGGAAGCACCACAAACAAATAATAAGAGGATAATTAACGAAATAAGTTTAAAATTCTTTTTTGGTTTACCGTAAATCCCCTTAGAACTCTTTGCCATAATATAAAACGATTTAAAACGTAATGAATCTATTAAGTAATTGAGTATATACCTATATGTATTTGTATGTCAAATGTTTTTTGGAGTATACATAATGCAATTTTTCTCTTACTGTTAATCCAACGTTCTTATTCTTTTTTCTTTCAATAATTTTTTGTATAGGTCGTCTATTTTTTCAACCATATATTCTGCTCTGAAAATGGGGTCGACAACTTTCCTGCCTTCTTCTGCCATTTTTTTTCTTAAATTCTCATCTGACAGTAATTTTAATATAGAATAGGTAAGTTGCTCGCAGTCATAACTGCTCCATTTTTCTTCGCTTATATCGGGGGCAGGCAGTAGAAAACCGTTTTGTCCGTCTTTTATTATTTCGTCCGCGCCGTCGATGTCGAATGATACGACGGGTTTGCCGCAGGCAAGGGCTTGGGGGATTGCCCTTGCAAGCCCTTCTCTTAGGGATACGTGCACGACTATATCCATTACCGATATGTAATCGGGTATTTTTTCTCTTGATATTAATCCTGCAAATATGATTTTATCTGCTATACCTAAATCAAGCGCCTGTTTTTCTAGTTTGTCTTTTAATATCCCGTCCCCGATAAGCAGGAATTTTACCCCGTTAGAAATAGGAAGTGCCTTTGGCATTTCCGTACGGTCACCTAAAGGTGACCTATTTTTAACGGGGTGAATGTTTGGAAATTGGGCTATAACTTCTTTTGCTGACTTAAGTAAAAATCTATGACCTTTTAATTCAAATAATCGCGCTATTTTGCCTATTACCAGTTCGTTATCTTTTATTCCCAAACTTTCTTTTAATTTTTTATTTTCTTTAACTTT comes from the bacterium genome and includes:
- a CDS encoding glycosyltransferase family 4 protein, yielding MKRIKYLSISSFSFDIVNIMQEKIKVVHIITRLILGGAQENTLLTVEGLSKISDYEVTLFTGPPLGPEGSLVEEAKEKGLRLIVVDCLRRNIHPWLDFKSFFKLYSLLRTGSYHIVHTHSSKAGILGRIAAWCTGVPIIIHTIHGLPFFPYQNKFMNFITVNLERITALFTDKIITVCDNMAKKAHKAKVAPLNKFLTIYSGMALDEFLKVKENKKLKESLGIKDNELVIGKIARLFELKGHRFLLKSAKEVIAQFPNIHPVKNRSPLGDRTEMPKALPISNGVKFLLIGDGILKDKLEKQALDLGIADKIIFAGLISREKIPDYISVMDIVVHVSLREGLARAIPQALACGKPVVSFDIDGADEIIKDGQNGFLLPAPDISEEKWSSYDCEQLTYSILKLLSDENLRKKMAEEGRKVVDPIFRAEYMVEKIDDLYKKLLKEKRIRTLD